The following are from one region of the Salvia splendens isolate huo1 chromosome 2, SspV2, whole genome shotgun sequence genome:
- the LOC121768847 gene encoding uncharacterized protein LOC121768847, producing MAALGMPDIDLECGCAISDEEASSVCFSDAVNGSSNSQFASNLDDCSSACGSEDEDLGQRKNVERDCRICHLSLVSSSSPSSGIAIELGCSCKDDLAAAHRHCAETWFKIKGNKTCEICNSVARNVVGYNDMEAVEQVNESNADAAASSGSAPSTVETRTCLNGHRFLNFLLACMVFAFVISWLFHFNIPS from the exons ATGGCCGCTTTAGGAATGCCCGACATAGATTTAGAATGCGGCTGCGCCATCAGCGACGAGGAGGCCAGCAGCGTCTGCTTCTCCGACGCCGTCAATGGCTCCAGCAATTCGCAGTTTGCCTCTAATTTGGATGATTGCAGCTCCGCCTGTGGCTCGGAAGATGAGGATTTGGGGCAGAGGAAGAATgttgagagagattgccggatTTGTCATCTGAGTTTGGTGAGCAGCAGCAGCCCTAGCTCTGGGATTGCCATTGAGTTGGGGTGTTCTTGTAAGGATGATTTGGCTGCTGCTCACAGACATTGTGCTGAAACATGGTTCAAAATCAAAGGAAACAA GACTTGCGAAATTTGCAACTCAGTGGCGCGCAATGTTGTCGGCTATAATGATATGGAGGCTGTTGAACAGGTGAATGAGAGCAACGCAGATGCTGCAGCATCCTCAGGGTCCGCCCCCTCCACTGTAGAGACTCGAACTTGCTTAAATGGTCATCGCTTCTTAAATTTTCTTCTGGCTTGCATGGTGTTTGCTTTCGTCATTTCTTGGCTTTTCCACTTCAACATCCCATCGTAA